In the Nocardioides marmotae genome, GATCGAGGGCCAGAAGGACGCCAAGCGCGCCAAGATGCTGGAGAAGGAGCTCGAGTGGGTCCGCTCGAACCCCAAGGCCCGGCAGGCGAAGAGCAAGTCGCGTCTGGCCCGCTACGAGGAGATGGCGGCCGAGGCCGACCGGATGCGGAAGATCGACACCTCCGAGATCAACATCCCGGCCGGACCGCGCCTCGGTGACATCGTCCTGGAGGCCAAGGGCCTGACCAAGGGCTTCGAGGGCCGCACCCTCATCCACGACCTGTCCTTCTCGCTCCCGCGCGCCGGCATCGTCGGCGTCATCGGCCCCAACGGCGTCGGCAAGACCACCCTGTTCCGGATGATCACCGGCAACGAGGAGCCCGACAACGGCGAGCTCACCGTCGGCCAGACCGTGAAGATCTCCTACGTCGACCAGAGCCGCGGCGGCCTGGACCCGCAGAAGAACGTGTGGGAGGTCGTCTCCGACGGCCTGGACTTCATCAAGGTCGCGAACTTCGAGATGAACTCGCGCGCCTACGTCGCCTCGTTCGGCTTCAAGGGTCCCGACCAGCAGAAGAAGGCCGGTGTGCTGTCCGGTGGCGAGCGCAACCGCCTCAACCTCGCGCTCACCTTGAAGATGGGCGGCAACCTGCTGTTGCTCGACGAGCCGACCAACGACCTGGACGTCGAGACGCTGTCCTCGCTCGAGGACGCGCTGCTCGACTTCCCGGGCTGCGCCGTGGTCACCTCGCACGACCGGTGGTTCCTCGACCGCGTCGCCACCCACATCCTCGCCTGGGAGGGCGACGACGAGGACCAGGCGAAGTGGTTCTGGTTCGAGGGCAACTTCGCGGCCTACGAGGAGAACAAGGTCGAGCGGCTCGGCGTGGAGGCGGCCCGCCCGCACCGCGTCACGCACCGCCGCCTGACCCGCGACTGACCCGCGGACGGACCCTCCCG is a window encoding:
- the ettA gene encoding energy-dependent translational throttle protein EttA, with amino-acid sequence MAEYVFTLRNVRKAHGDKVVLDNVTLSFLHGAKIGVVGPNGAGKSSLLKIMAGLDQPNNGDAILDPEATVGMLQQEPPLTEGKTVLENVEEAVGDIKAKLDRYNAISEEMANPDADFDTLLAEMGDLQTDLDHANAWDLDSRLDQAMDALRCPPADAIVDHLSGGERRRVALCKLLLQQPDLLLLDEPTNHLDAESVQWLEGHLKSYPGAVLAVTHDRYFLDNVAEWIAEVDRGSIHGYEGNYSTYLETKKDRLKIEGQKDAKRAKMLEKELEWVRSNPKARQAKSKSRLARYEEMAAEADRMRKIDTSEINIPAGPRLGDIVLEAKGLTKGFEGRTLIHDLSFSLPRAGIVGVIGPNGVGKTTLFRMITGNEEPDNGELTVGQTVKISYVDQSRGGLDPQKNVWEVVSDGLDFIKVANFEMNSRAYVASFGFKGPDQQKKAGVLSGGERNRLNLALTLKMGGNLLLLDEPTNDLDVETLSSLEDALLDFPGCAVVTSHDRWFLDRVATHILAWEGDDEDQAKWFWFEGNFAAYEENKVERLGVEAARPHRVTHRRLTRD